The following are from one region of the Verrucomicrobiota bacterium genome:
- a CDS encoding Gfo/Idh/MocA family oxidoreductase: MAQKVLNVGLVGGGKGAFIVHPHQKAIHFDGTRRVVAGALFPDPKIAMEEAEKWPYPIKGYGSYDEMIAANASLPEDQKLDYILIVTPNFVHYDPAMKAMKAGIAVFCEKPLCLNLKEANDLVKTSRKLNVPFGVAHTYLGHWTSRFSRYIVQSGLLGDVRWVDSYYIQGWLATKLEATGQQQASWRVDPKRAGGSGCGGDIGTHALMQLRYVTGLDVTEVSAQLETFVQGRMLDDHFTIYGKLSNGGKALVRASQICIGHKNDLGIVVAGTKGTLRWRQEEPESITIHLANQPDRVYWRGAVTAGDGFLPKELPADLMAEPTIPAGHPEAFHDAFARLHRCFEADVRKWKAGEKFSTDGSKYANVEDGWMGIAFIETCVKSSAKKGAWTKLPKKI, from the coding sequence ATGGCTCAAAAAGTTCTTAATGTCGGTTTGGTCGGTGGCGGCAAAGGCGCGTTCATCGTGCATCCGCACCAAAAAGCAATCCATTTTGACGGCACCCGCCGCGTCGTCGCGGGCGCGTTGTTCCCCGATCCCAAGATCGCGATGGAAGAAGCGGAAAAGTGGCCGTACCCGATCAAGGGTTATGGTTCCTATGATGAGATGATCGCGGCCAACGCCAGCCTGCCGGAAGATCAGAAGCTAGACTACATCCTGATCGTGACGCCCAATTTTGTGCATTACGATCCGGCCATGAAGGCGATGAAGGCGGGCATTGCGGTGTTTTGCGAAAAGCCGCTGTGCCTGAACCTGAAGGAAGCCAACGACCTGGTGAAGACCTCGCGCAAGCTGAACGTGCCGTTCGGAGTGGCGCATACCTATTTGGGCCACTGGACCAGCCGTTTTAGCCGCTACATCGTGCAGAGTGGCTTGCTGGGTGACGTCCGCTGGGTGGATAGCTACTACATCCAGGGCTGGCTCGCCACCAAACTCGAAGCCACTGGCCAGCAGCAGGCGTCGTGGCGCGTGGATCCCAAGCGCGCTGGCGGCTCCGGTTGCGGCGGCGACATCGGCACCCACGCCCTCATGCAACTCCGCTATGTCACCGGCCTGGATGTCACCGAGGTTTCCGCGCAGCTCGAGACCTTCGTGCAGGGCCGCATGTTGGATGATCATTTTACCATCTACGGCAAGCTGAGCAATGGCGGCAAGGCCCTCGTGCGTGCCTCGCAGATTTGCATCGGCCACAAGAACGATCTCGGCATTGTGGTGGCTGGCACCAAGGGCACTTTGCGCTGGCGCCAAGAGGAACCCGAGAGCATCACGATCCACCTTGCCAATCAGCCTGACCGGGTCTATTGGCGCGGGGCGGTGACTGCGGGCGACGGTTTCCTGCCCAAGGAACTGCCGGCCGATCTCATGGCGGAACCCACCATCCCGGCGGGACATCCCGAGGCGTTCCACGACGCGTTCGCGCGCCTGCATCGCTGCTTTGAAGCCGATGTGCGTAAATGGAAGGCGGGCGAGAAGTTCAGCACGGACGGCAGCAAGTACGCCAACGTGGAAGATGGCTGGATGGGCATCGCGTTCATTGAGACGTGTGTCAAGAGTTCCGCCAAGAAGGGCGCTTGGACCAAGCTGCCCAAGAAAATCTAA